A single window of Rubripirellula lacrimiformis DNA harbors:
- a CDS encoding c-type cytochrome, whose product MGFVSNRLLLSTLILVYAVACMPLASGTASESQSLALLVETIDSNLGDPAVCSALMRGMLSGLEGRRNVMPPPGWRETSARLTDNPNAEVRELSSQLSRVFGDAEATARALALLTDATADIGQRRSALRSLLTQQNDRVPELLDSLLDDPAFTLDAIRGYSMVAKDSAPSILLGKYPRLSSALRRAVVETLATRKEYAQSLLVAMRQGIVQRSEVPPHIARSLADLLGDPFIEIYGDVRAVAVDRERLIAKYKAMITPDAIQKADASRGRVVFQKTCAACHLLYGEGGKVGPDLTGSNRANLDYILLNSVDPSYDVPDAYKMVQILTVGGRLINGVLAEEDAIRVVLKTAEQPRVVIAKEDIDTRRVSPQSMMPDGQLDQMKSEQVIDLIKYLQTTQQVELAK is encoded by the coding sequence ATGGGCTTTGTTTCGAACCGTTTGTTGCTGTCCACTTTGATCCTGGTCTACGCGGTCGCCTGCATGCCCTTGGCGTCGGGGACTGCCAGTGAATCGCAATCGCTTGCCCTGTTGGTGGAAACGATTGACTCCAACCTCGGTGACCCTGCGGTGTGCAGTGCGCTGATGCGAGGGATGTTGAGCGGTTTGGAAGGTCGGCGAAATGTCATGCCGCCACCTGGATGGCGTGAAACCAGTGCCCGATTGACCGACAATCCCAACGCCGAAGTGCGTGAATTGTCGAGTCAGCTTTCCCGCGTGTTCGGGGATGCGGAAGCAACCGCACGTGCGTTGGCCTTGTTGACGGACGCAACCGCGGACATCGGCCAACGAAGATCGGCGTTGCGATCATTGCTGACACAGCAAAACGATCGTGTGCCCGAGTTGTTAGATTCGTTGCTAGATGATCCTGCATTCACGCTGGATGCTATCCGCGGGTATTCCATGGTTGCGAAAGATTCGGCGCCGTCCATCCTGTTGGGCAAGTATCCGCGACTGTCTTCGGCCCTGCGTCGTGCCGTGGTTGAAACGCTTGCCACGCGCAAGGAGTACGCCCAGTCGTTGTTGGTCGCGATGCGGCAGGGGATCGTTCAACGCAGCGAAGTGCCGCCACACATTGCACGTTCGCTTGCCGATCTTCTTGGCGATCCATTCATCGAAATCTACGGTGACGTGCGGGCGGTGGCGGTGGATCGGGAACGTTTGATTGCCAAGTACAAGGCGATGATCACACCCGATGCGATCCAAAAGGCGGATGCTTCACGAGGGCGTGTTGTGTTTCAAAAGACCTGCGCCGCGTGTCATTTGTTGTATGGCGAAGGCGGCAAGGTGGGCCCCGATTTGACCGGTTCGAACCGTGCCAATTTGGACTACATCCTGCTGAACAGTGTCGACCCCAGCTATGACGTCCCGGACGCTTACAAAATGGTTCAGATTCTGACCGTCGGTGGCCGGTTGATCAACGGAGTGCTAGCCGAAGAGGACGCGATTCGCGTGGTGCTGAAAACGGCCGAACAGCCTCGCGTGGTGATCGCAAAAGAAGACATCGACACTCGCCGTGTATCGCCTCAATCGATGATGCCGGATGGTCAGTTGGATCAAATGAAATCGGAACAGGTGATCGACCTGATCAAGTATCTGCAAACGACTCAGCAAGTGGAACTCGCAAAATGA
- a CDS encoding sulfatase-like hydrolase/transferase, with protein sequence MTIQPMLTFRSKPATCLLATFILLTCCPSSRGQQPAIETNHLRPNVVVLFIDDMGYADPSCFGNPAMKTPNIDRLANEGIRLTNFYVNSPICSASRVALTTGQYQQRHRIHSYLATRESNRDRQMPDWLDPSAPTLAKLLKRAGYRTAHFGKWHMGGGRDVGDAPLPQEYGFDESLVSFEGLGDRILWQKTGNQEQSWEHGRGEILDLPKHKTTETYVDRSIDFITRNHDQPFYLRVFPNDVHDGHAPSDEQHQKWVGTSKNPPDIEFFAVLDEMDRQIGRLLTAIDDLQLADDTLILFTSDNGPTDWPRYYKKGFDPPGFTGPLFGRKWSLYEGGIRMPFIARWPGKIAPATTDDRTVMAAIDVLPTIASICGVEPTEPTDGIDMSGALLGMPTDRDAPIFWEYGVHGSIQPGNPDHISPPLAMRDGRWKLLMHPDGTSLQLFDLKNDIGEQASVAQSHPTIVNAMKPQLEAWWKQMSAYYDTPKGRSAE encoded by the coding sequence ATGACCATCCAGCCGATGCTAACCTTCCGCAGCAAACCAGCCACTTGCCTGTTAGCGACCTTCATCCTGCTGACGTGCTGCCCATCGTCCCGAGGCCAGCAACCAGCGATCGAAACGAACCATCTCCGCCCCAATGTTGTGGTCCTGTTCATCGATGACATGGGGTACGCGGATCCGAGTTGCTTCGGAAACCCAGCCATGAAGACTCCCAACATTGACCGACTGGCCAATGAGGGCATTCGTCTGACGAACTTTTATGTCAATTCGCCCATCTGCTCTGCTTCGCGAGTGGCGTTGACCACCGGCCAATATCAACAGCGACATCGGATCCATTCGTACCTTGCCACTCGCGAATCAAATCGCGATCGCCAAATGCCGGATTGGCTAGACCCATCGGCTCCGACACTGGCCAAGCTACTGAAGCGTGCCGGGTATCGAACCGCACACTTTGGAAAATGGCACATGGGCGGTGGCCGCGACGTCGGCGACGCTCCGCTGCCCCAAGAATATGGCTTCGACGAATCCCTCGTTTCCTTCGAAGGACTGGGCGATCGGATCCTGTGGCAGAAAACGGGCAATCAAGAACAGAGCTGGGAACACGGCCGGGGTGAAATTCTGGACTTGCCCAAGCACAAGACAACCGAAACCTACGTGGATCGATCGATCGACTTCATCACGCGGAACCACGACCAACCGTTCTACCTACGTGTCTTCCCCAATGACGTGCACGATGGGCACGCACCGTCGGATGAACAACATCAAAAATGGGTTGGTACGTCCAAGAATCCTCCGGACATCGAATTCTTTGCCGTGTTGGACGAGATGGACCGACAGATTGGCCGACTGTTGACCGCGATCGATGACCTGCAGTTAGCCGACGATACCTTGATCTTGTTCACCAGCGACAATGGGCCCACCGACTGGCCTCGCTACTACAAGAAAGGTTTCGATCCGCCGGGTTTCACTGGACCATTGTTCGGTCGCAAGTGGAGTCTGTACGAGGGCGGCATTCGCATGCCATTCATCGCTCGCTGGCCTGGCAAGATCGCGCCCGCTACCACCGACGACCGCACGGTCATGGCGGCAATCGATGTCCTGCCAACGATCGCATCGATCTGTGGCGTGGAACCCACCGAACCAACGGACGGCATCGACATGTCCGGGGCGCTATTGGGAATGCCGACGGACCGTGATGCTCCGATCTTCTGGGAGTACGGTGTTCACGGCAGCATCCAACCAGGAAACCCAGACCACATCAGCCCGCCACTGGCGATGCGTGACGGGCGATGGAAGTTACTGATGCATCCTGATGGCACGTCCCTGCAGCTATTCGATTTAAAGAACGACATCGGCGAACAAGCCAGCGTAGCCCAATCGCACCCCACCATCGTGAACGCCATGAAACCGCAACTCGAGGCGTGGTGGAAACAGATGTCAGCCTATTACGACACCCCGAAAGGCCGCAGCGCCGAGTAG
- a CDS encoding phytanoyl-CoA dioxygenase family protein — translation MPTTDQVQDFHRDGYVLIPNVFDADEMAGLLRYSKGDRKLDAEAITRKDATGGESRLALRNHLDDDSMYTAIVRSRRIVDPMEAFLGSEIYHYHHKMMLKEPRVGGAWEWHQDYGYWYDFGCLYPDMGSALLAVDRANRENGCLQVLKGSHKIGRVDHGKSGQQAGADMVRVEQAMKHHELVYCEMQPGDVLFFHANLLHRSDKNESEHPRWSLICCYNTRHNDPFITGKHASYEPLQRWDDARVGKRLTSESVSS, via the coding sequence ATGCCAACCACCGACCAAGTTCAAGATTTTCATCGCGACGGTTACGTGTTGATCCCCAATGTTTTCGACGCCGATGAAATGGCTGGCCTGCTCCGCTATTCCAAAGGTGATCGCAAACTCGATGCGGAAGCGATCACTCGAAAGGATGCCACCGGTGGCGAGAGCCGATTGGCGCTTCGCAATCACCTGGACGACGATTCCATGTACACGGCGATCGTGCGTTCGCGCCGCATCGTCGATCCAATGGAAGCGTTCCTCGGTTCCGAAATCTATCACTATCACCACAAAATGATGCTGAAGGAGCCGCGTGTCGGCGGTGCCTGGGAATGGCATCAAGACTATGGGTATTGGTACGACTTCGGTTGCTTGTACCCCGACATGGGCAGCGCATTGCTGGCGGTCGATCGAGCCAACCGAGAAAATGGATGCCTGCAGGTCTTGAAAGGTTCTCACAAGATAGGCCGGGTCGATCATGGCAAGTCGGGACAACAGGCCGGGGCGGATATGGTGCGAGTCGAACAGGCAATGAAGCACCATGAACTGGTCTACTGCGAAATGCAGCCGGGGGATGTCCTATTCTTTCATGCCAACCTGCTGCACCGCAGCGACAAGAACGAAAGCGAACATCCGCGTTGGTCATTGATCTGCTGCTACAACACACGACATAACGACCCGTTCATCACCGGCAAACATGCCAGTTACGAGCCCTTGCAGCGCTGGGATGATGCACGCGTCGGTAAGCGATTGACTTCCGAATCGGTGTCCAGCTGA
- a CDS encoding Gfo/Idh/MocA family protein — MTRIAMLGTGLIGSSYTQALHAGRSRDRVQLVYSRSPENAAAFAAKWGVDRWTANLDDAIGDDSTDAVIIALPNDLHERAVMAAAKAGKAVLCTKPLGRSSAEALRMLRAVEAAGVFHGYLEDLVYPPKTLKGLQSVQAGDLGRILWVRSRETHPGPHSDWFWNQQRAGGGAIIDLGCHCIEIARAFIGKDIRPVEVVCWGDTQVHPIEAEDHAIGMVRYENGAIGQFEVSWAFRGGMDLRDEVAGTEGTLWLNHWLRTGMEMYSAKDSAQCTTEKSERSGGWMFPVGDEVAALGYNTMFTDMLDAMDQGRQPSETFYDGYVVNAIVDASYRSIQSKRWETIDLPIWRGR; from the coding sequence ATGACTCGCATTGCAATGCTGGGCACTGGCCTGATTGGATCGTCCTATACGCAGGCACTGCACGCCGGGCGCAGCCGCGACCGTGTCCAACTGGTGTATTCACGATCGCCGGAGAACGCGGCGGCGTTCGCTGCGAAGTGGGGCGTTGACCGCTGGACGGCAAACCTGGATGACGCAATCGGTGACGATTCCACGGACGCCGTGATCATCGCGCTGCCGAACGACCTGCACGAACGGGCGGTGATGGCGGCAGCCAAAGCGGGCAAAGCCGTGCTGTGCACCAAACCGCTAGGACGCAGTTCCGCTGAAGCGTTGCGGATGCTGCGCGCCGTAGAAGCCGCGGGCGTGTTCCACGGCTATCTGGAAGACTTGGTCTATCCGCCCAAAACACTCAAAGGCCTGCAATCGGTTCAGGCCGGTGACCTGGGCCGAATCCTGTGGGTTCGATCTCGCGAAACGCACCCAGGACCGCATAGCGATTGGTTCTGGAACCAGCAACGAGCCGGTGGAGGTGCCATCATAGACCTAGGCTGCCACTGCATCGAAATCGCACGCGCGTTCATTGGCAAAGACATCCGCCCGGTCGAAGTCGTGTGTTGGGGCGACACGCAAGTGCATCCGATCGAAGCGGAAGATCATGCCATTGGCATGGTTCGCTATGAAAACGGAGCGATCGGTCAATTCGAGGTCAGTTGGGCATTTCGCGGTGGCATGGACCTGCGCGACGAAGTCGCCGGCACCGAGGGCACTCTGTGGCTGAATCACTGGCTACGCACAGGCATGGAAATGTATTCGGCGAAGGACAGCGCCCAGTGCACCACCGAAAAATCGGAACGCAGCGGTGGCTGGATGTTCCCGGTCGGCGATGAAGTCGCGGCGTTGGGATACAACACCATGTTCACCGACATGCTGGACGCCATGGACCAAGGACGCCAGCCCTCCGAGACGTTCTACGACGGATACGTCGTGAACGCCATTGTCGACGCTAGCTATCGGTCGATCCAATCGAAACGTTGGGAAACGATCGACCTACCGATTTGGCGTGGGCGGTAG
- a CDS encoding DUF1552 domain-containing protein, with protein sequence MINAKIRLQSRRRFLRGVGGSALALPWLEGLAVASPVQAAPPLRMAHYYVPIGVVRRAFFPGEAGDVIPKGNLGNVMKSLGKQDPKFFAKPLDELTPTMAPLDAFKDRVTLVTGMDRTFQQGTDVHAQCASCYLSSAPPFAVKGSAWPLDRTLDHIVADHVGTRTPFPTLEFSCNSHRDNKESIYFDNISWFGTGHLAPSIRDPRKMYRRLFSTTEIDQYRNITDLVLEDARDLRLDLGHSDRQKFTEYFDSLRSIEKQLDRLETMKSELAKVDFEEPTEAHMPRGQYIRVMGDLMVVALQTGLTNVTTFMIGPERWDTPFLYEDLFDSPRSHHQMSHNQTKMIDDLVKLDQFHMQQFAYLVQKMDAVQEGESGSLLDNTIFTYGSGLGDGSTHQYNDLPIVVAGGGKRVRSGQHINMPEGTPLANLWLTQARLMGVDLDRFADSTDEISSLVV encoded by the coding sequence ATGATCAACGCGAAAATTAGGTTGCAGTCGCGACGTCGGTTCCTGCGTGGTGTCGGCGGATCCGCTTTGGCGCTGCCGTGGTTAGAAGGTCTGGCTGTTGCCAGTCCAGTCCAGGCTGCTCCTCCGCTGCGGATGGCGCACTACTACGTCCCCATTGGCGTCGTTCGGCGTGCATTCTTTCCAGGTGAGGCCGGCGACGTGATCCCCAAGGGCAACCTGGGCAACGTGATGAAGTCGCTTGGCAAACAGGATCCCAAGTTCTTTGCAAAGCCGCTGGACGAATTGACGCCGACGATGGCACCGCTGGACGCGTTCAAAGATCGGGTCACGCTGGTCACAGGAATGGACCGTACGTTCCAACAAGGCACCGATGTGCATGCCCAGTGTGCCAGTTGTTACCTCAGCAGTGCCCCGCCGTTTGCCGTCAAAGGATCTGCCTGGCCGCTGGACCGGACGTTGGATCATATCGTTGCCGACCATGTCGGAACCCGAACGCCATTTCCGACGTTGGAATTCAGTTGCAACAGCCATCGCGATAACAAAGAATCGATCTACTTCGACAATATCTCTTGGTTCGGTACTGGGCACCTGGCGCCGTCGATCCGCGATCCTCGAAAAATGTACCGTCGTCTGTTCAGCACGACTGAGATTGACCAGTACCGAAACATCACGGATCTAGTGCTGGAAGACGCACGCGATCTGCGTCTGGATTTAGGGCACAGCGATCGTCAAAAGTTCACAGAGTACTTTGATTCGTTGCGGTCGATCGAGAAACAGTTGGATCGGCTGGAGACGATGAAGTCAGAACTCGCCAAAGTGGATTTCGAAGAACCCACCGAAGCACACATGCCGCGCGGGCAATACATTCGCGTGATGGGCGATTTGATGGTGGTCGCGCTGCAGACTGGGCTGACCAACGTCACGACATTCATGATCGGGCCTGAACGTTGGGACACGCCGTTCTTGTATGAAGACCTGTTCGACTCGCCCCGTAGCCATCATCAGATGTCCCACAACCAGACCAAGATGATTGACGACTTGGTCAAACTCGATCAGTTCCACATGCAGCAGTTCGCTTATCTGGTCCAAAAAATGGATGCCGTCCAGGAAGGCGAATCTGGCTCGCTGTTGGACAACACGATCTTTACTTACGGTTCGGGGTTAGGAGACGGATCGACGCATCAATACAACGATCTTCCGATCGTCGTCGCCGGCGGCGGGAAACGCGTTCGGTCGGGGCAACACATCAACATGCCCGAAGGCACTCCACTAGCAAACTTGTGGTTAACGCAAGCTCGATTGATGGGAGTCGATCTAGACCGATTCGCCGATAGTACCGACGAAATTTCCAGTCTCGTGGTCTGA
- a CDS encoding sulfatase-like hydrolase/transferase, whose protein sequence is MKHCIFLLGLTLSVLVAKGAHGIDSARPNILYFYVDDMGWGSIGPNGQAARKAQGLPYVRTPNLDQLAAQGVNFTRGYGCHVCSPARSSLQTGFHQGHTFADRNDPDNARKALRADDVLVGDVLSAAGYVTGYWGKWGYGGSKDQVDPVIQNVQTLPTQHGYTHVLAELHHVRAHTFFQPTLWSAPAVPGAVGGIQLVPNSMTRYQGNVSYPNAPANQNHADYPATAYCDDSYAFAALDFVRTQGQNYNRTGQPFHGLLAVQIPHAPFGEIASLPQWDEGYANDPKFSQLSDQTRQWAAMVTRIDAHFGNLLAALDDPNNDGDTSDSIADNTLVIFQSDNGGPGGGSHVELNANGGLRGTKGMIQEGGIRVPFLMRWPAKISTNTVLKAGTDSDMVVDVTDLLPTFCELAGVPVPLGIDGVSIAPTLLSKGHQRHRDFIIHEASNGQSIIRGKYKLVRSKRSPLKLYDLDADAAETTDIAADHPDLVSEMETLLLGERVAEPKGFANTYHRWTGRDGASTDDPDNWSDYQYSNAGITYMQDPGSPQLSWVARIRNDGDSDNVAVANSDLKVLGLEIRGGADASQSLLLGPGVNLVGRNEIRLAANARLTVHDAVVSTLRWIDIQPTATLVGQGTIDGTLYNDGLVAVTGTNRPKLVVHGDYHQSAEGRLKLSLTNDGNSVLSVTGHANLDGVLAIETTAGFRPIPGGAFAVIESQAITGRFANAGDEVVAGDGRRFGIEYSQSTVTLVAQER, encoded by the coding sequence ATGAAACACTGCATCTTCTTGCTCGGCTTGACGCTTTCTGTTTTGGTGGCCAAGGGGGCCCATGGGATCGATTCGGCACGCCCGAACATTTTGTATTTCTATGTCGACGACATGGGATGGGGATCCATCGGGCCCAATGGCCAGGCCGCTCGCAAAGCCCAGGGGTTGCCGTACGTGCGGACGCCCAACTTGGATCAGCTTGCGGCCCAGGGTGTCAACTTTACCCGTGGCTATGGCTGTCACGTTTGCTCTCCCGCTCGATCATCCCTGCAAACAGGTTTTCACCAGGGGCATACCTTTGCCGATCGCAACGATCCCGACAACGCTCGGAAAGCACTGCGTGCCGATGACGTGTTGGTCGGCGATGTGTTATCGGCGGCCGGCTATGTGACGGGATACTGGGGCAAGTGGGGGTATGGCGGATCGAAGGATCAGGTCGATCCAGTCATCCAGAACGTGCAGACGTTGCCAACCCAGCATGGTTATACGCACGTGTTGGCCGAACTCCATCACGTGCGTGCGCATACGTTCTTTCAGCCGACTTTGTGGAGTGCGCCTGCGGTGCCCGGAGCTGTTGGTGGCATCCAGTTGGTGCCCAATTCGATGACGCGATATCAGGGCAACGTGTCTTATCCGAACGCGCCGGCAAATCAGAATCACGCTGACTATCCTGCGACGGCCTACTGTGACGACTCGTACGCCTTTGCTGCATTGGATTTCGTGCGCACGCAGGGTCAGAACTACAATCGCACCGGGCAACCATTCCATGGACTTCTTGCCGTCCAGATCCCTCACGCTCCCTTCGGTGAGATCGCGTCGCTGCCACAGTGGGACGAAGGATACGCCAACGATCCGAAGTTTTCGCAGCTCTCGGATCAGACTCGACAGTGGGCAGCCATGGTGACCCGTATCGACGCCCACTTTGGCAATCTGTTGGCGGCGCTCGATGACCCGAACAACGATGGGGATACATCGGATTCGATCGCGGACAATACGCTGGTGATTTTTCAGTCCGATAACGGAGGCCCCGGTGGGGGCAGTCATGTTGAACTGAACGCAAACGGTGGTCTACGCGGTACCAAGGGCATGATTCAAGAAGGCGGTATTCGAGTCCCGTTTCTGATGCGGTGGCCAGCAAAAATTTCGACCAACACGGTGTTGAAGGCGGGGACCGATAGCGACATGGTCGTCGACGTGACCGATCTGTTGCCGACTTTCTGTGAACTGGCTGGCGTGCCGGTGCCGCTGGGAATCGACGGTGTGTCGATCGCGCCGACTCTGCTTAGCAAAGGACATCAACGGCATCGGGATTTCATCATCCACGAAGCGAGCAATGGTCAATCCATCATTCGTGGCAAATACAAACTGGTGCGTTCCAAACGATCCCCGCTGAAACTTTACGACCTGGATGCGGATGCGGCAGAGACAACCGATATCGCAGCCGATCATCCCGACTTGGTCAGCGAGATGGAAACGCTGCTGTTGGGCGAACGGGTTGCCGAGCCAAAAGGATTCGCCAACACGTATCACCGCTGGACAGGCCGCGACGGTGCCTCGACGGATGATCCCGACAACTGGTCCGACTACCAGTACTCCAACGCTGGCATCACCTACATGCAGGATCCGGGTTCGCCGCAGTTGTCATGGGTGGCAAGGATCCGGAATGATGGCGACAGTGACAACGTCGCGGTTGCGAACTCCGACCTAAAAGTTCTGGGGCTGGAGATTCGTGGCGGTGCGGATGCCAGCCAATCGTTGCTGCTTGGGCCCGGTGTCAACTTGGTTGGTCGCAATGAAATTCGGTTGGCTGCAAATGCTAGGTTGACGGTTCATGACGCTGTCGTGTCGACGCTGCGTTGGATCGATATTCAACCCACCGCCACCTTGGTTGGCCAAGGAACGATCGATGGCACCCTCTACAACGACGGGCTGGTTGCCGTGACAGGCACCAATCGCCCCAAGCTAGTCGTCCATGGCGACTATCATCAGTCGGCCGAGGGCAGGCTAAAATTGTCACTGACAAATGATGGGAACTCGGTGCTTTCAGTCACCGGACACGCCAACCTCGATGGTGTGCTCGCGATCGAAACGACCGCCGGGTTTCGTCCCATTCCCGGGGGTGCGTTCGCCGTCATCGAATCCCAAGCAATCACAGGCCGATTCGCCAACGCCGGTGACGAAGTTGTCGCGGGAGACGGTCGACGCTTTGGAATCGAGTATTCACAGTCGACGGTGACTCTTGTCGCACAGGAACGATAA
- a CDS encoding DUF1592 domain-containing protein, protein MAIFSTQLSSVFRYAGVAAVLMLAAQNGLADTHPEPIGAIVRDHCVQCHGQNGEVNGDVDLLPFVGSVSELGNQSWLPDLIRVVESGEMPPPDESVIEAEDRAKLAGALKQLLSQASAERVGHAPVRRMNRFQYDNAVRDLFQLNCVVFSLPERMMREHKGYFDPASGVMPDTVMVGSRPLGKSQMIEPRLQGVAPFPQDLRAEHGFDNRGDHLSLSPLLMEAFLTLGQSVTQSPDFTAKRVGIWAEFFADPNLSDDAQRREVVRQRLAPFLTSAFRRPCDDAMLDRYAKFVDAQINAGLGFTEAMKSVAAATIASPRFLYIYDEASDKEGPEPLDDFELATRLSFFLWGSLPDEELLRLASQHRLTEPDVLVGQVDRMLSDKKLKRFCDSFPAQWLQLERIVSANPDPERFPKFYYAKYRNSMHMMVEPLLLFETVLIENLPITQFIDSDFTYRSMLLRDAYREDVSPQDRKQGRGNDVMALTFRRLPVTDRRQGGVITNAAVMTMTSGPQRTQPITRGSWLLTVIFNEPPKPPPADVPPLSEEPKADEAQMTLRERLALHRERADCRGCHEKIDPLGFALENYDPIGVWREKYENGRDVDMADTLFHEHSFQNVIEFKDALLAEKDRFTQGFTRHLLSFALARELESSDVTAVQEIAAAAAADDYRIGTLIRNVVLSKPFRMKMNPSHHQDNHDQREN, encoded by the coding sequence TTGGCGATTTTTTCAACGCAACTTTCAAGCGTCTTTCGATACGCCGGCGTCGCTGCAGTTCTGATGCTTGCGGCACAGAACGGGTTAGCCGACACGCATCCCGAACCCATTGGGGCCATCGTCCGCGATCACTGTGTGCAGTGCCACGGGCAAAACGGGGAGGTCAACGGCGACGTTGACTTGTTGCCGTTCGTCGGATCCGTGTCCGAACTGGGGAATCAGTCATGGTTGCCTGATCTGATCCGGGTGGTGGAATCCGGCGAAATGCCACCACCGGATGAGTCGGTGATCGAGGCCGAAGATCGAGCCAAGTTGGCCGGCGCTCTGAAACAGTTGCTAAGCCAGGCGTCCGCTGAACGGGTGGGGCATGCGCCGGTGCGTCGGATGAATCGGTTCCAGTACGACAATGCTGTGCGAGATCTGTTTCAGTTGAACTGCGTGGTGTTTTCGTTGCCGGAACGGATGATGCGCGAACACAAAGGCTATTTCGATCCTGCGTCAGGGGTGATGCCTGACACCGTGATGGTCGGTAGCCGGCCGTTGGGGAAATCGCAAATGATCGAACCGCGTTTGCAGGGCGTCGCTCCGTTCCCGCAGGATCTTCGCGCCGAGCATGGTTTCGATAACCGCGGCGACCATCTGTCGCTATCGCCGCTGTTGATGGAAGCCTTTTTGACGCTCGGGCAATCGGTGACACAGAGCCCCGACTTTACAGCCAAGCGTGTTGGCATCTGGGCCGAATTTTTCGCCGATCCGAATTTGTCTGATGATGCCCAGCGGCGTGAAGTCGTCCGCCAACGTTTGGCTCCTTTTTTGACCAGTGCGTTTCGTCGGCCCTGCGATGATGCCATGTTGGATCGCTACGCAAAATTTGTCGATGCACAAATCAATGCGGGGCTGGGATTTACCGAAGCGATGAAGTCCGTTGCCGCCGCCACCATCGCCTCGCCCCGGTTTCTGTACATCTATGACGAAGCCAGCGACAAAGAGGGGCCGGAGCCGCTCGATGACTTTGAACTGGCTACGCGTTTGTCGTTCTTTCTTTGGGGCAGCCTGCCGGACGAAGAGCTCCTTCGCTTGGCTAGCCAGCACCGTTTGACTGAACCGGATGTATTGGTCGGGCAAGTGGACCGGATGTTGTCCGATAAGAAACTGAAGCGTTTCTGCGATAGCTTTCCTGCCCAGTGGTTGCAATTGGAACGAATCGTTTCGGCGAACCCAGACCCTGAACGTTTTCCGAAGTTCTACTATGCGAAGTATCGAAACAGCATGCACATGATGGTTGAACCGCTGTTGCTGTTCGAAACGGTGCTGATCGAAAACCTGCCGATTACCCAGTTCATTGATTCGGACTTTACGTACCGATCGATGCTATTGCGTGATGCCTATCGGGAAGACGTGTCGCCACAGGATCGCAAGCAGGGACGCGGTAACGACGTCATGGCGTTGACGTTCCGTCGATTGCCGGTGACCGATCGGCGTCAGGGAGGCGTGATCACCAACGCGGCCGTGATGACGATGACGTCGGGACCGCAGCGAACTCAGCCCATCACTCGCGGATCGTGGTTGTTGACCGTGATTTTCAACGAACCGCCCAAGCCGCCGCCTGCGGACGTCCCGCCCTTGTCGGAAGAACCTAAGGCGGACGAGGCACAAATGACTCTGCGGGAACGATTGGCGCTGCACCGCGAGCGGGCTGATTGCCGTGGTTGCCACGAAAAGATTGATCCGCTTGGCTTTGCGTTGGAAAACTATGACCCGATTGGGGTTTGGCGTGAAAAATATGAAAACGGCCGCGACGTTGATATGGCCGATACTTTGTTTCACGAGCATTCGTTCCAGAATGTGATCGAGTTTAAAGATGCATTGTTGGCCGAGAAAGACCGTTTCACGCAAGGGTTCACGCGTCACCTGTTATCGTTTGCACTGGCCAGAGAACTGGAATCGTCCGACGTCACCGCGGTCCAGGAAATTGCTGCTGCGGCTGCCGCGGATGACTACCGGATCGGGACGCTGATCCGAAACGTCGTTCTTAGCAAGCCGTTTCGAATGAAGATGAATCCATCTCACCACCAGGACAATCATGATCAACGCGAAAATTAG